A stretch of the Panicum virgatum strain AP13 chromosome 9N, P.virgatum_v5, whole genome shotgun sequence genome encodes the following:
- the LOC120689487 gene encoding KH domain-containing protein SPIN1 isoform X2, with the protein MSGLYSQGFSPARNLSPQIRSNPDVDSQYLAELLAEHQKLGPFMQVLPICNKLLSQEIMRVSSIVHNHGFGDFDRHRFRSPSPMSSPNPRSNLPGNGFSPWSGLQERLGFPQGTSMDWQGAPPSPSSHVVKKILRLDVPVDSYPNFNFVGRILGPRGNSLKRVEASTGCRVFIRGKGSIKDPGKEDKLRGKPGYEHLSDPLHILIEAEFPASIIDARLRHAQEIIEELLKPVDESQDFYKRQQLRELAMLNSTLREDSPHPGSVSPFSNGGMKRAKTDTRRKGTLSTSMTTRRYGAR; encoded by the exons ATGTCGGGGCTCTACAGCCAGGGGTTCTCCCCTGCGCGAAACCTCTCCCCTCAGATTAGAAGCAATCCAGATGTTGATAG TCAGTACTTAGCCGAGTTGCTCGCCGAACACCAGAAGCTGGGGCCTTTCATGCAGGTGTTGCCTATATGCAACAAGTTGTTGAGTCAAG AGATTATGCGGGTATCAAGCATTGTCCACAACCATGGATTTGGCGATTTCGACAGGCATCGATTTAGAAGTCCTAGTCCAATGTCTTCTCCAAACCCCAGATCTAATCTCCCTGGCAATGGGTTCAGTCCTTGGAGCGGATTACAAGAG AGATTAGGTTTTCCTCAAGGAACCAGTATGGACTGGCAAGGAGCACCACCAAGTCCTAGCTCGCATGTTGTAAAGAAGATTCTTCGTCTGGACGTCCCAGTTGATTCTTATCCGAAT TTCAATTTTGTGGGGCGCATTTTAGGACCTAGAGGTAATTCTCTAAAGCGGGTAGAAGCATCCACTGGATGTCGTGTTTTCATTAGAGGAAAGGGTTCCATCAAAGATCCAGGGAAG GAGGACAAACTACGAGGAAAACCAGGCTATGAGCACCTGAGTGATCCGCTGCATATCTTGATTGAGGCTGAGTTCCCTGCTAGTATCATCGATGCAAGGTTGAGACATGCACAGGAGATTATAGAAGAATTGCTAAAACCCGTG GATGAGTCCCAAGATTTCTACAAAAGGCAACAGCTCAGGGAGCTGGCAATGCTAAATTCAACCCTGAGAGAGGACAGCCCTCATCCTGGGAGCGTCTCTCCATTCAGCAACGGTGGTATGAAACGCGCAAAAACAG ATACAAGGCGCAAGGGCACTCTATCTACATCAATGACTACGCGCAGATACGGAGCAAGGTAA
- the LOC120689488 gene encoding ethylene-responsive transcription factor CRF4-like, whose amino-acid sequence MGPNPSLRQLAASAAEVALTASEPPPQPRARVVRILVHDADATDSSSSEDEAARPPLRRARGGSSSVGAKRRVMEAAGANSPVHFRGVRRRPWGRWAAEIRDPHNRRRLWLGTFSTAEEAAAAYDTANLRLRGASAPTNFPSARYALSLPPEPAKPIISLTPEPRKVITLPPVPVKPTVPLQVKEGGNYDGQVEGGCSELKAFAPKPIWEMIPVKRKKRSGCGNGSCLRIAIRAASVCVEEVGGA is encoded by the coding sequence ATGGGTCCAAACCCTAGCCTGCGACAGCTGGCCGcttcggcggcggaggtggcgttGACGGCGtctgagccgccgccgcagccacgggCGCGTGTGGTGCGTATCCTCGTGCACGATGCTGACGCTACCGATTCGTCCTCCAGCGAGGATGAGGCGGCGCGGCCTCCTCTGCGCAGGGCGAGGGGTGGCAGCAGCAGCGTGGGCGCGAAGCGCCGCGTCATGGAAGCGGCCGGGGCTAATTCGCCCGTTCACTTCCGTGGCGTCCGCCGGAGGCCGTgggggcgctgggcggcggagatccgcgacccgcacaaccgccgccgcctgtggcTGGGCACCTTCAGCACCGCGGAGGAGGCTGCCGCCGCCTATGACACTGCGaacctccgcctccgcggtgCCAGCGCCCCTACCAATTTCCCGTCCGCTCGTTACGCGCTGTCGCTGCCACCAGAGCCAGCCAAGCCTATCATCTCGCTGACTCCTGAACCAAGAAAGGTGATCACCTTGCCACCAGTACCTGTGAAACCGACCGTCCCTCTTCAGGTGAAGGAGGGTGGGAACTATGACGGCCAGGTGGAGGGAGGTTGCTCGGAGCTCAAGGCTTTTGCACCAAAGCCAATATGGGAGATGATCCCTGTGAAGCGCAAGAAGCGTTCGGGCTGTGGCAATGGCAGTTGCCTGCGCATCGCCATCCGTGCTGCTTCTGTCTGCGTGGAGGAGGTTGGCGGGGCCTGA
- the LOC120689487 gene encoding KH domain-containing protein SPIN1 isoform X1 — translation MSGLYSQGFSPARNLSPQIRSNPDVDSQYLAELLAEHQKLGPFMQVLPICNKLLSQEIMRVSSIVHNHGFGDFDRHRFRSPSPMSSPNPRSNLPGNGFSPWSGLQERLGFPQGTSMDWQGAPPSPSSHVVKKILRLDVPVDSYPNFNFVGRILGPRGNSLKRVEASTGCRVFIRGKGSIKDPGKEDKLRGKPGYEHLSDPLHILIEAEFPASIIDARLRHAQEIIEELLKPVDESQDFYKRQQLRELAMLNSTLREDSPHPGSVSPFSNGGMKRAKTGQSETERIGIALPRMELCKTHRYIDIVQ, via the exons ATGTCGGGGCTCTACAGCCAGGGGTTCTCCCCTGCGCGAAACCTCTCCCCTCAGATTAGAAGCAATCCAGATGTTGATAG TCAGTACTTAGCCGAGTTGCTCGCCGAACACCAGAAGCTGGGGCCTTTCATGCAGGTGTTGCCTATATGCAACAAGTTGTTGAGTCAAG AGATTATGCGGGTATCAAGCATTGTCCACAACCATGGATTTGGCGATTTCGACAGGCATCGATTTAGAAGTCCTAGTCCAATGTCTTCTCCAAACCCCAGATCTAATCTCCCTGGCAATGGGTTCAGTCCTTGGAGCGGATTACAAGAG AGATTAGGTTTTCCTCAAGGAACCAGTATGGACTGGCAAGGAGCACCACCAAGTCCTAGCTCGCATGTTGTAAAGAAGATTCTTCGTCTGGACGTCCCAGTTGATTCTTATCCGAAT TTCAATTTTGTGGGGCGCATTTTAGGACCTAGAGGTAATTCTCTAAAGCGGGTAGAAGCATCCACTGGATGTCGTGTTTTCATTAGAGGAAAGGGTTCCATCAAAGATCCAGGGAAG GAGGACAAACTACGAGGAAAACCAGGCTATGAGCACCTGAGTGATCCGCTGCATATCTTGATTGAGGCTGAGTTCCCTGCTAGTATCATCGATGCAAGGTTGAGACATGCACAGGAGATTATAGAAGAATTGCTAAAACCCGTG GATGAGTCCCAAGATTTCTACAAAAGGCAACAGCTCAGGGAGCTGGCAATGCTAAATTCAACCCTGAGAGAGGACAGCCCTCATCCTGGGAGCGTCTCTCCATTCAGCAACGGTGGTATGAAACGCGCAAAAACAG GGCAAAGCGAAACCGAGAGGATCGGGATCGCACTGCCACGGATGGAGCTCTGCAAAACTCACCGCTACATTGACATTGTTCAATGA